A genomic window from Maridesulfovibrio sp. includes:
- a CDS encoding acetate kinase: MKILVINAGSSSIKYQLLDMASGDDLASGIVERIGEEMGSISYKTSEKYTAEQPFPTHREGMVEVINLLTDADKGVVKDKAEIAAIGHRIVHGGELFFEPVEVDEKVLQGIRDCIPLAPLHNPGHVIGIETAMELFPGVRQVVVFDTSFHQTMEPKAYMYGVPYEYYEKWGLRRYGAHGTSHKYVARETAKLIGKPLEESNIITVHLGNGASISAVKNGKCYDTSMGLTPLGGIIMGTRSGDIDPAIVGFIAERTGQSAAEVVATLTNESGLKGICGSNDLRDIHARIEEGDEKAKLALDMACHRVRQFIGAYAFELGRVDAIVFTAGIGENDEIYRENCLSGLENFGITINKEKNENWDRTPSFISEDDGAVKVAIIATNEELEIANDTVAVLGL, from the coding sequence ATGAAAATCTTAGTAATTAATGCTGGTAGCTCTTCTATCAAGTACCAGCTTTTGGACATGGCTTCCGGTGATGATCTCGCATCCGGTATTGTAGAACGTATTGGCGAAGAAATGGGTAGCATCAGCTACAAAACCAGCGAAAAATACACCGCCGAACAGCCTTTCCCCACCCACAGGGAAGGTATGGTTGAAGTCATCAACCTGCTTACCGACGCCGACAAAGGTGTTGTAAAAGACAAAGCTGAAATCGCAGCAATCGGCCACCGCATCGTTCACGGTGGTGAGCTTTTCTTCGAACCTGTTGAAGTTGACGAAAAAGTACTGCAGGGCATCAGGGATTGCATCCCTCTCGCACCGCTGCACAACCCCGGCCATGTTATCGGTATTGAAACCGCGATGGAACTGTTCCCCGGTGTGAGACAGGTTGTTGTTTTCGATACCTCCTTTCATCAGACCATGGAACCCAAAGCTTACATGTACGGCGTTCCTTACGAATACTATGAAAAATGGGGCCTCAGAAGATACGGTGCACACGGAACTTCTCATAAATATGTTGCCCGTGAAACTGCTAAACTTATCGGCAAGCCTCTTGAAGAGTCCAACATCATTACTGTCCACCTCGGAAACGGTGCTTCCATTTCCGCAGTTAAAAACGGTAAGTGCTACGACACTTCCATGGGCCTGACCCCTCTCGGCGGTATCATCATGGGAACCCGTTCCGGTGATATCGATCCCGCAATCGTAGGTTTTATTGCTGAAAGAACAGGGCAGAGTGCTGCTGAAGTTGTAGCTACCCTGACCAACGAGTCCGGCCTTAAAGGTATCTGCGGTTCTAACGACCTTCGTGATATTCATGCCCGTATTGAAGAAGGCGACGAGAAAGCTAAACTTGCTCTTGACATGGCTTGCCACCGCGTACGTCAGTTCATCGGCGCATACGCTTTCGAACTCGGCCGCGTAGATGCTATCGTATTCACCGCAGGTATCGGCGAAAACGACGAAATCTACCGTGAGAACTGCCTCTCCGGTCTTGAAAACTTCGGTATTACCATCAACAAAGAAAAGAACGAGAACTGGGATAGAACTCCCTCCTTCATCAGTGAAGATGACGGCGCTGTAAAGGTCGCAATCATTGCCACTAACGAAGAACTCGAAATCGCAAACGATACTGTAGCAGTTCTCGGACTGTAG
- a CDS encoding FAD-linked oxidase C-terminal domain-containing protein, whose product MSNAKLAKDFEKIVGAGNVMHEEADLHAYSYDSAVLDPQVPALVIKPTSTEQLGPVTALCNEHGLPMTVRGAGTNLSGGTIPHPGGVVVLTNGLNKILEINEEDLYAVVEPGVVTAQFAAQVASKGLFYPPDPGSQAVSTLGGNVAENAGGLRGLKYGVTKDYVMGMDFYDVNGDLIKSGSRTVKCVTGYNLAGLMVASEGTLGVFSNIILKLVPPPKASKAMMAVFPDVHKASETVASIISNHIVPCTLEFLDNATIRYVDDFTKAGLPRDAGAILLIEVDGHQAEVLEDAEKVVNICKKCGANEVKMAETAEEREALWTARRNALPALARAKPTTVLEDATVPRSQIPAMMDGLEKIAAKYKIDIGTFGHAGDGNLHPTILCDNRNKEEFHRVEEAVNEIFDIALSLKGTLSGEHGIGMAKSKWMEKETSKATLEYSLKMKRAIDPKGILNPTKIIGDV is encoded by the coding sequence ATGTCCAACGCTAAGTTAGCCAAAGACTTTGAAAAGATTGTAGGTGCAGGGAATGTCATGCACGAAGAAGCTGACCTCCATGCATACTCTTACGATTCTGCAGTACTTGATCCCCAGGTACCTGCGCTCGTAATTAAGCCGACCTCCACCGAGCAGCTCGGCCCAGTAACCGCACTTTGTAACGAACACGGTCTTCCCATGACTGTACGTGGTGCAGGTACCAACCTTTCCGGCGGAACCATTCCCCACCCCGGCGGAGTAGTTGTCCTGACCAACGGTCTGAACAAAATTCTCGAAATCAACGAAGAAGACCTCTACGCAGTTGTTGAACCCGGTGTTGTAACCGCACAGTTTGCAGCACAGGTTGCTTCTAAAGGACTTTTCTATCCCCCGGATCCGGGTTCTCAGGCAGTCTCCACCCTCGGAGGTAACGTTGCCGAGAACGCAGGCGGACTCCGTGGACTTAAATACGGTGTTACCAAAGATTACGTCATGGGCATGGATTTCTATGATGTAAACGGTGACCTGATTAAATCCGGCTCCCGCACTGTTAAGTGTGTCACCGGCTACAACCTTGCCGGCCTTATGGTTGCTTCCGAAGGAACTCTCGGTGTGTTCTCTAACATCATTTTGAAGCTCGTTCCGCCGCCGAAAGCATCCAAAGCTATGATGGCTGTGTTCCCTGATGTCCACAAAGCATCCGAGACCGTTGCTTCCATCATCTCCAACCATATTGTACCTTGTACTCTTGAATTTCTCGATAACGCCACCATTCGCTACGTTGATGACTTCACTAAAGCCGGTCTGCCCCGTGACGCAGGCGCAATTCTGCTGATCGAAGTTGACGGCCATCAGGCTGAAGTTCTTGAAGATGCTGAGAAGGTTGTTAACATTTGTAAGAAATGCGGTGCTAACGAAGTTAAAATGGCAGAAACCGCAGAAGAGCGTGAAGCTCTCTGGACTGCCCGCCGTAACGCTCTGCCTGCTCTTGCCCGTGCGAAACCGACTACCGTACTTGAAGATGCGACAGTTCCCCGTTCCCAGATTCCTGCAATGATGGATGGTCTGGAAAAGATCGCCGCCAAGTACAAAATCGACATCGGAACCTTCGGTCACGCCGGTGATGGTAACCTGCACCCCACCATCCTCTGCGACAACCGTAACAAAGAAGAATTCCATCGTGTTGAAGAAGCTGTTAACGAAATCTTCGACATTGCCCTTTCCCTCAAAGGAACACTTTCCGGCGAGCACGGCATCGGTATGGCTAAATCCAAATGGATGGAAAAAGAGACCTCCAAGGCTACTCTTGAGTACTCCCTGAAAATGAAGCGTGCTATCGACCCGAAAGGCATCCTGAACCCCACTAAGATAATCGGAGACGTTTAG
- the pta gene encoding phosphate acetyltransferase has product MSKNLYITATEEKSGKSAIALGVMQLLLRDLQHVAIFRPIINDSQSGDRDHDINLIMKHFNLDINYEDTYAYTLKEARELINSGKHSLLLENILNKYSVLEEKYDFVLCEGTDFQGKDQNFEFDINAEIAANLSCPVLLVANGRGKTADDIIASTQLVIDALEDKGVDTVAAIINRLTTSDEEKKEILSSIKCKARCTQELLVYGIDENESLGNPSMNDVRKWLNGSVLYGHGRLDTLVDDYVIAAMRIGNFLEYIEDGSLIITPGDRSDIILSSLASRLSSSFPDISGILLTGGLQPSPSVHRLIEGWTGVPTPILSVSTNTYRTTQLLSELYGRIDPEDQRKTASALGTFEASVDADELRHRLVTNKSSKVTPKMFEYKLVQKAKAHKQTIVLPEGTSERVLRAADILTRRGVADIVLLGKADEVAGKISQLGLEMNNVRILDPESAPQFDDYCETYFKLREHKGIRMSDARDRMLDPTYFASMMVHKGDADGMVSGSITTTAQTIRPAFEFIKTKPDASIVSSVFLMCLKDRVLVFGDCAVNPNPNAEQLAEIALNSAQTAKIFGVEPRVALMSYSTGQSGKGADVEKVKEAVKIAKERNPELKLEGPLQYDAAIDPAVAKTKLPDSEVAGQATVFIFPDLNTGNNTYKAVQRSAEQSVAIGPVLQGLNKPVNDLSRGCTVPDIVNTVAITAIQAAAEKGQI; this is encoded by the coding sequence GTGTCTAAAAACCTTTACATCACTGCCACCGAAGAGAAGAGCGGTAAATCTGCCATTGCTCTGGGCGTGATGCAACTGTTGCTAAGAGACCTGCAACACGTCGCTATCTTCCGTCCCATTATTAATGATAGTCAGAGCGGAGACCGTGATCATGACATTAACCTGATCATGAAGCACTTCAATCTGGACATCAATTATGAGGACACCTATGCCTACACCTTGAAAGAAGCACGGGAACTCATCAACAGCGGAAAACATTCCCTGCTGTTGGAAAATATTCTCAACAAATACAGCGTGCTTGAAGAGAAATACGATTTCGTGCTTTGCGAAGGAACCGACTTTCAGGGTAAAGACCAGAACTTCGAGTTTGACATCAACGCGGAAATAGCCGCTAACCTTAGCTGCCCTGTACTTCTCGTTGCTAACGGAAGAGGTAAGACCGCAGATGACATCATTGCATCCACTCAGCTTGTGATTGATGCTCTCGAAGACAAAGGCGTAGACACCGTAGCCGCTATTATCAACAGGCTCACTACTTCCGACGAAGAGAAAAAAGAAATCCTCTCCAGCATCAAATGCAAAGCCAGATGCACACAGGAACTTCTCGTTTACGGTATTGATGAAAATGAAAGTCTGGGTAATCCCAGCATGAACGATGTCCGTAAATGGCTGAACGGTTCCGTTCTCTACGGTCACGGAAGACTCGATACTCTCGTTGATGATTATGTTATCGCCGCTATGCGCATCGGTAACTTCCTTGAGTATATTGAAGACGGCAGCCTTATCATCACTCCCGGTGACCGCTCCGACATCATTCTCAGCTCGCTGGCCTCCCGTCTTTCCAGTTCTTTCCCGGATATTTCCGGTATTCTGCTTACCGGTGGTTTGCAGCCCAGCCCCAGTGTTCATCGCCTGATCGAAGGTTGGACCGGTGTTCCCACTCCCATCCTTTCTGTGTCCACCAACACTTACCGCACTACACAGCTGCTGAGTGAACTCTACGGCAGAATTGATCCTGAAGATCAGCGCAAGACAGCTTCCGCCCTCGGTACTTTTGAAGCAAGTGTTGACGCTGACGAACTTAGACATCGTCTTGTTACCAACAAGTCCAGCAAAGTTACTCCTAAAATGTTTGAGTACAAGCTGGTCCAGAAAGCCAAAGCCCATAAGCAGACCATCGTTTTGCCTGAAGGCACCAGTGAAAGGGTTCTGCGTGCAGCTGATATCCTCACCCGCCGTGGCGTAGCTGATATAGTATTGCTTGGTAAAGCAGATGAAGTAGCTGGAAAGATTTCACAGCTTGGTCTGGAAATGAATAACGTGCGTATCCTCGATCCCGAGTCCGCACCTCAGTTCGATGACTACTGCGAAACTTATTTCAAGCTGCGTGAACATAAAGGTATCCGTATGTCAGATGCCCGTGACCGCATGCTTGATCCCACTTACTTTGCTTCCATGATGGTTCATAAAGGTGATGCAGACGGAATGGTTTCCGGTTCTATCACCACCACAGCGCAGACCATTCGCCCCGCTTTTGAGTTCATTAAGACCAAGCCCGATGCTTCCATCGTATCCAGTGTCTTCCTGATGTGCCTCAAAGACCGCGTTCTGGTCTTCGGTGACTGCGCAGTCAACCCCAACCCGAATGCAGAACAGCTGGCTGAGATCGCATTGAACTCCGCACAGACTGCTAAAATCTTCGGTGTTGAGCCTCGCGTGGCCCTCATGTCTTATTCCACCGGCCAGTCCGGAAAGGGTGCTGATGTTGAGAAGGTCAAGGAAGCTGTTAAAATCGCTAAGGAGCGCAATCCTGAACTGAAGCTCGAAGGTCCCCTTCAGTATGATGCAGCGATCGATCCTGCTGTTGCAAAGACCAAGCTTCCAGACAGTGAAGTAGCGGGTCAGGCTACCGTTTTTATTTTCCCTGATCTTAATACTGGTAATAATACCTATAAAGCTGTACAACGCTCCGCCGAACAGTCAGTCGCGATCGGCCCTGTGCTTCAGGGTCTTAATAAGCCTGTGAACGACCTCTCTAGAGGCTGCACTGTTCCGGATATTGTTAATACCGTCGCAATCACAGCAATTCAGGCAGCAGCCGAAAAAGGACAAATCTAA
- a CDS encoding L-lactate permease, translated as MSVGILALVAIIPIVLAMVLMVGLRWPATKAMPVSWLSAVAGAIAVWNLPAGYVAALTVHGFITAIGVLIIVFGAIIILYTLQYSGGMETIQYGFQGISRDRRVQVLIIGYLFAAFIEGAAGFGTPAALAAPLLLSLGFPPLCAVVMCLVFNSFPVTFGAVGTPIILGMKYLTTYVDQAVAAAIPGLNFHSMEAFNAIVGQWATVMHLPMIYILPLFMLGFMTRFFGENKSWSEGLGAWKFSLFASTAFTVPYLFTAWFVGPEFPSLLGGLVGLGIAVVGAKKGFCVPEKTWDFGAPSTWDAEWTGSVSAENTGEFKAHMSQFKAWTPYILIGLILVLTRIPELGLKGMLAGVGIPFKNILGFESVNNSIKILYLPGTIPFALVAVLTIFIHGMPADKAAMAWKEAIAKMKNPTIALFFSVALVSIFRGSGIADATLNPNGYLSMPLALAEAVSGLAGQTWPVVASFVGGLGSFITGSNTVSDLLFAEFQWGVAAQLELPRQIIVAAQAVGGAMGNMICIHNIVAGCAVVGLSGMEGQILKRTVWPFLLYGAVVGVVACVLSFVMYPTLF; from the coding sequence ATGTCTGTAGGAATTTTAGCCCTTGTTGCGATCATCCCGATCGTACTGGCAATGGTACTGATGGTCGGCCTTCGCTGGCCGGCTACTAAAGCTATGCCCGTTTCATGGCTGTCTGCTGTTGCAGGCGCAATCGCTGTATGGAACCTGCCCGCAGGTTACGTTGCAGCGCTTACTGTTCACGGTTTTATCACCGCTATCGGCGTTCTCATTATCGTTTTTGGTGCGATTATCATTCTTTATACCCTGCAGTACTCCGGCGGGATGGAAACCATCCAGTACGGATTTCAGGGCATCAGCCGTGACCGTCGCGTACAGGTTCTGATTATCGGTTACCTGTTCGCCGCATTTATTGAAGGTGCCGCCGGTTTCGGTACCCCCGCAGCTCTGGCTGCTCCGCTGCTCCTCAGCCTTGGGTTCCCCCCCCTGTGTGCCGTTGTAATGTGTCTGGTATTCAACTCCTTCCCCGTAACCTTCGGTGCTGTTGGTACCCCGATCATCCTCGGTATGAAATACCTGACTACTTATGTTGATCAGGCTGTTGCTGCTGCAATTCCCGGCCTGAACTTCCACTCCATGGAAGCTTTCAACGCTATCGTGGGTCAGTGGGCAACTGTAATGCACCTTCCCATGATTTATATTCTGCCCTTGTTCATGCTCGGCTTCATGACCCGTTTCTTCGGTGAAAACAAAAGCTGGTCTGAAGGTCTTGGCGCATGGAAATTCTCACTTTTCGCATCTACCGCTTTCACTGTACCTTACCTCTTCACCGCATGGTTTGTCGGACCTGAGTTCCCCTCCCTGCTCGGTGGTCTCGTAGGTCTCGGTATCGCTGTCGTCGGTGCTAAGAAAGGTTTCTGCGTACCTGAAAAAACTTGGGACTTCGGCGCACCCTCCACTTGGGATGCTGAATGGACCGGTTCCGTTTCCGCTGAAAACACCGGTGAATTTAAAGCTCACATGAGCCAGTTCAAGGCTTGGACTCCTTACATTCTTATCGGTCTGATCCTCGTTCTTACCCGTATCCCCGAGCTCGGTCTCAAAGGCATGCTCGCAGGTGTTGGTATTCCTTTTAAAAACATCCTCGGTTTCGAGTCTGTAAATAACTCCATCAAGATTCTGTATCTCCCCGGTACTATTCCTTTCGCACTCGTTGCAGTTCTGACCATCTTCATCCACGGTATGCCTGCTGATAAGGCAGCAATGGCCTGGAAAGAAGCAATCGCAAAAATGAAGAACCCCACTATCGCTCTGTTCTTCTCTGTAGCGCTGGTATCCATCTTCCGCGGTTCCGGTATTGCTGATGCAACCCTTAACCCCAACGGTTACCTCTCCATGCCTCTGGCACTGGCTGAAGCTGTATCCGGTCTCGCAGGTCAGACCTGGCCTGTAGTTGCTTCCTTCGTTGGTGGTCTCGGTTCCTTCATCACCGGTTCTAACACCGTATCTGACCTGCTCTTCGCTGAATTCCAGTGGGGCGTAGCCGCTCAGCTCGAACTGCCCCGTCAGATCATCGTAGCAGCACAGGCTGTTGGTGGTGCAATGGGTAACATGATCTGCATCCACAACATCGTTGCAGGATGTGCGGTTGTCGGTCTCTCCGGTATGGAAGGTCAGATCCTCAAGCGTACTGTATGGCCCTTCCTGCTTTACGGTGCGGTTGTAGGTGTTGTAGCCTGCGTACTTTCCTTCGTAATGTATCCCACTCTGTTCTAA
- a CDS encoding (Fe-S)-binding protein — translation MEDLKQLAQNLMELDDQMVACMKCGMCQAVCPVFAETMQEADVTRGKIALLEKLAHEMVKDADQVNEKLNRCLLCGSCAANCPSGVKIMDIFMKARVIVTAYKGLSPAKKMIFKGLLTRPKLFNTLTEMSAKFQGPFAKIADQASGAASCAMLNPLLGERHFMPLAKRPFRKDYPELDTPRGKSGLKVAFYPGCVVDKMFPNVGHAAIKILEHHGVGIFLPKGQACCGIPTLASGDQDTMVALMKQNIKAFENGTFDYLVTPCATCTATLHETWPKMCEKEDSVFIEKVKDLAAKTMDINAFLVDIVGVKAPAEPKKGGKVVTYHDPCHLSKSLGVTAQPRTLLKNSDKVEFKEMNEANRCCGCGGSFNLYHYDLSKKIGERKAGNVRAVGADIAATGCPACMMQLGDMLSQSGGGVEVKHVLEIYADSLK, via the coding sequence ATGGAAGATCTCAAGCAATTAGCACAAAACCTCATGGAGCTGGATGACCAGATGGTCGCCTGCATGAAGTGCGGTATGTGTCAGGCAGTATGTCCTGTCTTCGCCGAAACCATGCAGGAAGCAGACGTAACCCGCGGCAAGATTGCTCTTCTCGAGAAACTTGCTCATGAGATGGTTAAAGATGCTGATCAGGTTAACGAAAAGCTGAACAGGTGTCTGCTTTGCGGTTCCTGTGCTGCCAACTGTCCTTCCGGTGTCAAGATCATGGACATCTTTATGAAGGCACGCGTTATCGTTACCGCTTATAAGGGCCTTTCTCCGGCTAAGAAGATGATCTTCAAAGGTCTGCTCACCCGCCCCAAACTCTTCAACACTCTGACCGAGATGAGTGCGAAGTTTCAGGGCCCGTTCGCTAAGATTGCCGACCAGGCTTCCGGTGCAGCTAGCTGCGCCATGCTGAACCCGCTTCTCGGCGAGCGCCATTTTATGCCTCTGGCTAAAAGGCCTTTCCGCAAAGATTATCCAGAACTGGATACTCCCCGCGGAAAGAGCGGACTGAAAGTGGCTTTCTACCCCGGCTGTGTTGTGGACAAAATGTTCCCCAATGTCGGTCATGCGGCAATCAAGATTCTCGAACACCACGGCGTTGGAATCTTTTTGCCTAAAGGACAGGCATGCTGCGGTATCCCCACACTGGCTTCCGGTGATCAGGATACCATGGTTGCACTCATGAAGCAGAACATCAAAGCTTTCGAAAACGGAACCTTTGACTATCTGGTGACTCCCTGCGCTACCTGTACAGCGACCCTGCATGAAACCTGGCCAAAGATGTGTGAAAAAGAAGATTCTGTTTTCATCGAAAAAGTTAAGGATCTCGCAGCTAAGACTATGGATATTAACGCATTCCTCGTTGACATCGTGGGCGTTAAGGCTCCTGCAGAACCCAAGAAGGGCGGAAAGGTCGTCACCTACCACGATCCATGTCACCTCTCTAAATCCCTTGGTGTTACTGCACAGCCCCGTACCTTGCTGAAAAATAGCGATAAAGTGGAATTCAAGGAAATGAACGAAGCCAACCGTTGCTGCGGTTGCGGTGGTTCCTTCAACCTTTACCACTACGACCTCTCCAAGAAAATCGGTGAGCGCAAAGCTGGCAACGTCCGTGCTGTCGGAGCCGATATAGCTGCAACCGGTTGCCCTGCATGTATGATGCAGCTTGGTGACATGTTGTCCCAGAGTGGCGGTGGAGTAGAGGTTAAGCACGTTCTCGAAATCTACGCCGATTCCCTGAAGTAA
- a CDS encoding lactate utilization protein: MTAKSESVKLFTDKAGLVGAVVAEVSSLEEAYKYTMDLCGKKEACKMLISGCEQNLSSGAEKLCATKTGKTIVAPALDKKESAALEKQCEENGFAFIKDSVRNHLGGIDIAFTYADYGITETATIALNCPSEELRLATMISEVHVAVLPKSKLVANSYDLEAWMEGNMMEGNYTAFITGPSRTADIERVLAIGVHGPLELHILLLED, from the coding sequence ATGACAGCTAAATCTGAAAGTGTAAAGCTTTTTACCGATAAAGCTGGGCTTGTGGGTGCTGTAGTGGCAGAGGTTTCTTCTCTTGAGGAAGCTTATAAGTACACTATGGATCTGTGCGGAAAAAAAGAAGCCTGCAAAATGCTCATTTCCGGTTGTGAACAGAATCTTTCCAGCGGTGCTGAGAAACTTTGCGCAACCAAAACCGGTAAAACCATTGTAGCGCCTGCGCTTGATAAAAAAGAATCTGCAGCTCTTGAAAAGCAGTGTGAAGAAAATGGTTTTGCCTTTATCAAGGACAGCGTCCGCAACCATCTCGGCGGCATTGATATCGCATTTACCTATGCTGATTACGGTATTACCGAAACAGCTACTATCGCGCTCAACTGCCCCAGTGAAGAATTGAGACTGGCCACCATGATCAGTGAAGTTCACGTGGCTGTTCTGCCCAAGTCAAAGCTTGTGGCGAACTCCTATGACCTCGAAGCATGGATGGAAGGCAACATGATGGAAGGTAACTATACCGCATTCATCACAGGCCCGAGCCGTACTGCCGATATTGAGCGCGTTCTTGCCATCGGCGTACACGGTCCCCTTGAACTTCATATTCTTCTTCTGGAGGACTAA